The following proteins come from a genomic window of Vallitaleaceae bacterium 9-2:
- a CDS encoding DUF2089 domain-containing protein yields MQYNAPGKCPVCGERLTITKLSCRKCHTNIEGQFNPCEFCSLPKEDLHFLKTFIKCKGSIKEVEREMGISYPTVKGKLNNLIEALGFHVEEEVDAQEQALEREHILSELEQGKINAAQATQRLNALKS; encoded by the coding sequence ATGCAATATAATGCTCCTGGAAAATGTCCGGTTTGTGGAGAGCGCTTAACGATTACAAAGCTAAGTTGCCGAAAATGTCATACGAATATTGAAGGCCAATTTAACCCATGTGAATTTTGCAGTTTACCAAAAGAGGACTTACATTTTTTAAAAACATTTATTAAGTGTAAAGGTAGTATTAAAGAAGTTGAAAGGGAAATGGGCATTAGTTATCCGACCGTAAAAGGGAAGTTGAATAATTTGATTGAAGCCTTAGGGTTTCATGTAGAAGAAGAAGTAGACGCTCAAGAACAAGCACTTGAGCGAGAGCATATCTTAAGTGAACTAGAACAAGGCAAAATCAATGCGGCACAGGCAACACAAAGATTGAATGCGTTAAAGAGTTAG
- a CDS encoding rhodanese-like domain-containing protein, whose product MEKKKILNVLFLLLTLFFLAGCASKDTPDEILEDTKNQQAKYQKISPEAAKEMINDQSIVLDVRTQEEYDMGHIEGATLVPVDSILADQLDKLPNKDQVILVYCRSGNRSEIASKHLVEKGYTQVYDFGGINDWPYEIVK is encoded by the coding sequence ATGGAGAAAAAGAAAATACTCAATGTGTTATTTTTATTGTTAACATTATTTTTCTTGGCTGGATGCGCATCCAAGGATACACCGGACGAAATCTTGGAGGATACAAAAAATCAGCAAGCCAAATACCAAAAAATATCTCCAGAAGCGGCTAAGGAGATGATCAACGATCAAAGCATTGTGCTTGATGTTCGGACGCAAGAAGAGTATGATATGGGGCATATTGAAGGTGCAACACTTGTACCGGTGGATTCGATTTTGGCGGATCAGTTAGATAAACTTCCGAATAAAGACCAAGTCATTTTGGTCTATTGTCGAAGTGGAAACCGTAGTGAAATTGCATCAAAACATCTTGTCGAAAAAGGATATACACAAGTATATGATTTTGGCGGAATCAATGATTGGCCATATGAAATAGTCAAGTAG
- a CDS encoding Fe(3+) ABC transporter substrate-binding protein — protein sequence MKKFVFAIFVLVASIGLAGCSQDTGDIVNIYTDRHYDTDQVLYDKFTEETGITVNVLKAGSDELLEKLENEGKDTQADLLITSDVGRLYRAGTRGLTQPFVSAVVEENVPKHLRATDNMWTALTVRARIIAYSLERVQPQELSTYEALTDPEWEGRVLVRSSGNIYNQSLLASFIALNGEEASKTWAQGIVKNMARSPEGNDRDQMKAVVAGDGDVAIVNTYYVGKLLNSSDKYEVEVGEKIGVFFPNQETNGTHINISGAALTQHAKHKEAAIALLEFLTGEKAQSDYANANYEYPVNPSVEPSELLQSFGDFDIQEIDLSLLGEYNEEAVKIFNEIGWK from the coding sequence ATGAAAAAATTTGTTTTTGCAATTTTTGTTTTAGTAGCGAGTATTGGTTTGGCTGGATGTAGCCAAGATACAGGCGATATCGTTAATATTTATACCGATAGACATTATGATACGGATCAGGTGCTTTATGATAAATTCACTGAAGAAACGGGCATTACAGTTAATGTACTTAAAGCGGGATCCGATGAGCTTTTGGAGAAACTAGAAAATGAAGGTAAAGACACGCAAGCAGATCTTTTGATAACTTCAGATGTAGGGCGTCTATATCGTGCAGGGACAAGAGGTTTAACACAACCTTTTGTATCAGCAGTCGTTGAAGAAAATGTACCTAAGCACCTTCGAGCAACAGACAATATGTGGACTGCGCTTACGGTTCGAGCTAGAATCATAGCTTATTCTCTTGAACGTGTTCAACCTCAAGAATTATCCACTTATGAAGCACTGACAGATCCAGAATGGGAAGGACGTGTTCTTGTAAGATCATCTGGGAATATATATAATCAGTCCCTGTTGGCTTCATTTATTGCCCTTAATGGCGAAGAGGCATCAAAAACTTGGGCACAAGGTATTGTTAAGAATATGGCTCGTTCTCCAGAAGGAAATGATAGAGATCAAATGAAAGCAGTGGTTGCTGGTGATGGCGATGTGGCTATTGTGAATACATATTATGTAGGAAAGCTATTAAACTCTTCAGATAAATATGAAGTTGAAGTGGGTGAAAAAATCGGTGTGTTCTTCCCAAATCAAGAAACGAACGGCACCCACATTAATATAAGTGGTGCGGCACTGACTCAACATGCTAAACATAAAGAGGCTGCCATTGCACTACTTGAATTCTTAACAGGGGAAAAGGCACAATCCGATTATGCAAATGCAAACTATGAATATCCGGTCAATCCATCAGTTGAACCGTCAGAATTACTTCAAAGCTTTGGAGATTTTGACATTCAAGAGATTGACTTATCATTGTTAGGTGAATACAATGAAGAAGCCGTTAAGATATTTAATGAAATAGGGTGGAAATAA
- a CDS encoding LDCC motif putative metal-binding protein, translated as MKKIGKRWKAFLDKIADQNKSTYGEGKLHCCELKKVTEDKKHQSKIH; from the coding sequence ATGAAAAAGATTGGAAAACGATGGAAAGCGTTTCTTGATAAAATTGCAGATCAAAACAAGTCCACGTATGGTGAGGGCAAACTGCATTGTTGTGAACTAAAAAAAGTGACCGAAGATAAAAAACATCAATCAAAAATTCATTAA
- a CDS encoding iron ABC transporter permease: MFIKFKDRGLSPLFIIVSIIIACIVLPSVFIFVRLIHPPTQAWQHIKEFVLLDYIKNSLILVLGTSVVAGILGVFFAWSVSRYSWRWNGVLEILLFLPMAIPPYIAGYVYGGIFTPFGTLDRILDRLNITPIRIDILSMGGAIFVFGIFLMPYVMLVTKGFFERMPKNIEESSLLLGKTPTQTFFRVILPMARGALVGGIVLVMLEVLNDFGLVEYFGIKTFSTAIYTTWFGLSDVDSAIRLAASLMSLVIIILLIEQFFRGRGKLSQPRAVADRGKKRKASRGYTLIFYGVTSLYIAVAVVIPMLQLLWWSLIAKQTSVMRRFVSIMANTLFVGVLVTVFVIISGILIGNLHRLKPGFLSKIYSRIVILGYSIPASIIAIAVFVSFVALDRSLAGIYNTLGLKSLFLSGSVIVLVFALTIRFMAIGYNNIESGFSKMGKNYYEASKLLGRGEWQTFYYVDYPMLKPALVSAAILTFVDVIKELPLTLILRPFNFDTLATRVFTYAGDEMIHEASVYSLLIVGVSMIALIILMRIKNGVKHD, translated from the coding sequence TTGTTTATAAAATTTAAAGATAGGGGACTTAGTCCCCTTTTTATCATTGTCAGCATTATTATTGCATGTATTGTGTTGCCCTCGGTGTTTATCTTTGTTCGATTAATTCACCCGCCGACACAAGCGTGGCAGCATATTAAAGAGTTTGTGCTGTTGGATTATATTAAAAACTCATTGATTCTTGTGCTTGGAACCAGCGTTGTTGCGGGGATACTTGGGGTGTTCTTTGCTTGGTCAGTCTCAAGATATAGCTGGCGCTGGAATGGTGTTTTAGAGATTCTATTATTTTTACCCATGGCGATACCGCCCTATATTGCAGGGTATGTGTATGGAGGTATCTTTACCCCTTTTGGAACTTTGGACCGAATCTTAGACCGATTAAATATAACACCGATTCGAATTGACATTCTCTCAATGGGGGGAGCTATTTTTGTTTTCGGCATCTTTCTAATGCCATATGTGATGCTTGTAACCAAAGGCTTCTTTGAGCGTATGCCAAAAAATATTGAAGAGTCTTCATTGCTACTTGGCAAGACACCAACACAAACTTTTTTTCGAGTTATCTTACCCATGGCAAGAGGTGCACTTGTGGGAGGTATTGTTTTGGTTATGCTGGAGGTGCTTAATGATTTTGGTTTGGTTGAATATTTTGGTATCAAAACGTTTAGTACAGCGATTTATACGACATGGTTTGGGTTATCCGATGTGGATAGTGCAATTCGATTAGCAGCCAGTTTAATGAGCCTTGTTATCATTATATTATTAATAGAACAATTTTTTAGGGGACGGGGGAAGTTGAGTCAGCCAAGAGCTGTCGCCGACCGAGGTAAAAAAAGAAAAGCGAGTCGAGGATATACACTAATTTTTTATGGTGTGACAAGTTTATATATAGCGGTTGCTGTTGTGATTCCTATGCTTCAGTTATTATGGTGGAGCCTGATTGCTAAACAGACATCGGTCATGCGTCGTTTTGTTTCTATTATGGCGAATACGTTATTCGTGGGGGTTTTGGTAACTGTTTTTGTTATTATCAGCGGTATATTGATTGGGAATTTACATCGTCTGAAACCAGGATTCTTATCAAAAATATATTCTCGGATTGTTATTTTGGGGTATTCCATTCCGGCGTCGATTATTGCCATTGCTGTTTTTGTCTCCTTTGTCGCACTTGATCGGAGCTTGGCAGGCATATATAATACTCTAGGCCTAAAAAGTCTTTTTCTTTCAGGAAGTGTTATAGTCCTTGTTTTCGCGTTGACGATTCGATTTATGGCCATTGGATATAACAATATTGAATCTGGATTTAGTAAAATGGGAAAAAACTATTATGAAGCGAGTAAACTTCTTGGTCGAGGAGAATGGCAAACCTTCTATTATGTCGATTATCCTATGTTAAAACCTGCATTAGTCAGTGCTGCCATTCTAACATTTGTAGATGTAATCAAGGAGTTGCCTTTGACATTGATCTTACGACCATTTAATTTTGATACATTGGCAACTAGAGTATTTACTTATGCAGGAGATGAGATGATTCATGAAGCCAGCGTCTACTCGTTGCTGATTGTTGGAGTCAGCATGATTGCCCTAATTATTTTGATGCGAATAAAGAATGGAGTCAAGCATGATTAA